A single region of the Saprospiraceae bacterium genome encodes:
- a CDS encoding caspase family protein: MAIEGFTNGYALIIGVGGDLPDTITDAQKVYDTIIDKEKAGYQADNCVLLLAEKAKRTNVLAAIEGLKNKIVQDDNQQATVMVYYSGHGGFDKRAADKPFYFLTNGYDTANFATTCIAGEEFSQLLDQVPAKKLIVLLDCCYAGQLKSKAGREDEEDPANFHTHLQQDNQMMVNSLDQGSGRIIIASSTADQVSFIGNQGLSIFTEVLVEALSGKNTRKEEAYVSFSDLWGHLGKEVSKRAQQQNQKPQDPVINAKDATFFYLCQNRMETIVTIPKVFILNAPKDDSYLQGLNKQLAGMARRGKIAHWDPSQIIAGNSISATLDQELKEAQIVVLLVSADYLASDRCYDIQEKAIHLGKTILPVIVRHCLYEEDDYINDQPKLPMQDGELVPVSAWSSTDEALAQVAGYIRARAKELSER; the protein is encoded by the coding sequence ATGGCAATAGAAGGCTTTACAAATGGATATGCGCTGATCATTGGCGTAGGTGGCGACTTACCAGATACGATAACAGATGCCCAAAAGGTATATGACACCATTATTGACAAAGAAAAAGCAGGTTATCAGGCGGATAATTGTGTGTTGCTCTTGGCAGAGAAGGCCAAACGAACCAACGTTCTGGCGGCTATTGAAGGCTTGAAAAACAAGATTGTACAGGATGACAATCAACAGGCCACCGTCATGGTCTACTATTCAGGCCATGGTGGTTTTGATAAAAGAGCAGCAGATAAACCCTTTTATTTCCTCACCAATGGTTATGACACTGCTAATTTCGCTACAACCTGCATTGCCGGGGAGGAATTCTCGCAGCTGCTAGATCAGGTACCTGCAAAAAAGCTTATCGTTTTGCTCGATTGTTGCTACGCTGGCCAATTGAAGTCCAAAGCAGGCCGTGAAGACGAAGAAGATCCAGCAAACTTCCACACGCATCTTCAACAGGATAATCAAATGATGGTGAATAGCCTGGACCAAGGGAGTGGACGCATCATCATTGCATCTTCCACAGCCGATCAGGTTTCCTTTATTGGAAATCAAGGATTGAGTATTTTTACAGAGGTGCTGGTAGAGGCATTAAGTGGAAAAAACACCAGGAAAGAAGAGGCATATGTTAGCTTTTCTGACCTATGGGGACATCTGGGAAAGGAAGTAAGCAAAAGAGCGCAACAACAAAATCAAAAGCCACAAGACCCTGTTATTAACGCGAAGGATGCGACCTTTTTCTACCTCTGCCAAAATCGAATGGAGACCATCGTGACGATTCCGAAGGTTTTTATTCTTAACGCGCCAAAGGACGATAGCTACTTACAAGGATTAAACAAACAATTGGCAGGCATGGCGCGCCGAGGGAAGATTGCCCATTGGGACCCAAGCCAGATCATTGCAGGCAATTCTATCTCCGCTACCCTTGACCAGGAACTGAAAGAAGCACAAATTGTCGTTCTATTGGTTAGTGCGGATTATCTAGCCTCCGATCGTTGCTATGATATACAAGAAAAAGCCATACATTTGGGTAAAACTATTTTGCCGGTGATTGTGCGTCACTGTCTTTATGAAGAGGATGATTATATCAATGATCAACCAAAACTTCCGATGCAGGACGGCGAACTGGTCCCCGTATCTGCCTGGAGTTCGACGGATGAAGCGC
- a CDS encoding caspase family protein, translated as MSNIVDHFSATSSSSVYTLLVGIDVYPNPLNRLGGCRNDVTAMQAFLAGYLTDKELQVRLLIDEQATKANIIEALLEMQVAKAGDTCLFYFSGHGSQGDTLPCFQHLDFNGKLESIVCYDSRLPGGFDLLDKELSQLSWALTFDRQTNQDKGIHLVMIFDCCHAGGNTKEIVLADDQEDKERAISNGRIPAKVSDFYGYQFFDRREENGEYFYTPKRGPHIQLAAAKGSEKAKERWLDGKKRGLYTYHLLEVLRQYQANLSYTELHHSLGIRLGNDHAGQTPQADFSTVAGAAQMPFLWLSQNNPATAYVINYQTELKHWIVNIGHIHGLDPRQASQTAFYLPALGQSLSLSRVYLSHSVLNGMPQVDQNMVFRAYLQHINRAIEIGIDKNAPYFEYFQSNSSPYFSFVQIEDSAEYAIQTTVGCFTISKEHPSKLLYTAPQGLTQAQANQTLLHLEKIVRWHFIKAIKNERSYIKDQHFQLDIWRQEGADAFPSEEEAPKEKIETWEEGIAFRYQWGQHYRRQQLEWLEPAIRLTFTNTSGKTLYIAGLYFQADYKITDRFCELTEVPPGMSYDFQYRTQKGRLYKSIFLSIYEEMRQKGINQITEYLKLFISYQAFDVQSLLQEGLYTELSVKEKGIGGAKGIGTKEDLIFGGERDWRVVDVAIVVEAAGAS; from the coding sequence ATGTCCAATATAGTTGACCATTTTTCTGCTACGAGTTCTTCTTCCGTCTATACTTTGTTGGTGGGAATAGATGTTTACCCGAATCCGCTGAATCGTTTGGGAGGCTGTAGAAATGATGTGACAGCCATGCAGGCATTTCTGGCAGGCTATCTGACAGACAAAGAACTGCAAGTCAGGCTATTAATAGATGAACAAGCGACCAAAGCTAATATTATTGAGGCTTTGCTTGAGATGCAAGTCGCTAAAGCGGGAGACACTTGTCTTTTTTATTTTAGCGGGCATGGTTCGCAAGGTGACACGCTACCCTGCTTTCAGCATTTGGATTTTAATGGCAAATTAGAATCCATTGTATGTTATGATAGTCGATTGCCTGGGGGATTTGACTTGTTAGATAAGGAATTATCTCAATTAAGTTGGGCATTGACTTTTGATCGACAAACCAACCAAGATAAAGGGATTCACCTGGTGATGATTTTCGATTGTTGTCACGCAGGAGGAAATACCAAAGAAATTGTCCTAGCAGATGACCAGGAGGATAAAGAAAGAGCCATTAGCAATGGGCGAATTCCTGCAAAGGTCTCCGACTTTTATGGCTACCAATTCTTTGATCGACGAGAGGAAAACGGCGAGTATTTTTACACCCCCAAAAGAGGTCCACACATCCAACTGGCAGCCGCAAAAGGTTCCGAAAAAGCCAAAGAAAGATGGCTTGACGGCAAAAAGAGAGGGCTTTACACCTATCATCTACTTGAGGTGTTACGGCAATACCAGGCCAACTTATCCTATACTGAATTGCACCATAGTTTAGGTATTCGCTTAGGCAATGACCATGCGGGCCAAACACCACAGGCTGATTTTAGCACCGTAGCAGGAGCTGCTCAAATGCCTTTTTTATGGTTATCTCAAAACAATCCGGCCACTGCTTATGTCATAAACTATCAGACTGAATTGAAGCACTGGATAGTCAATATAGGGCATATTCACGGGCTTGATCCTCGCCAGGCCAGTCAAACGGCCTTTTATTTGCCTGCACTCGGCCAAAGCTTGTCGCTATCAAGGGTGTATCTTTCCCATTCAGTTCTTAATGGAATGCCACAGGTAGATCAAAATATGGTCTTCCGCGCCTATTTACAGCACATCAATCGTGCAATCGAAATAGGCATTGATAAAAATGCGCCTTATTTTGAATATTTTCAATCCAACTCCTCCCCCTATTTCTCATTTGTACAAATAGAAGACAGCGCTGAATATGCTATCCAAACCACAGTGGGATGTTTCACTATTTCCAAGGAACATCCATCTAAACTGCTCTACACTGCGCCACAGGGATTAACCCAAGCACAAGCGAATCAAACGCTACTACACCTTGAAAAAATAGTCCGGTGGCATTTCATCAAGGCGATCAAAAATGAGCGCAGCTATATCAAAGACCAACATTTCCAACTTGATATTTGGCGACAAGAGGGCGCCGATGCCTTTCCTTCAGAAGAGGAAGCGCCAAAAGAAAAAATAGAAACGTGGGAGGAGGGCATTGCATTTAGATACCAATGGGGGCAGCACTACCGAAGACAGCAATTGGAATGGCTAGAACCTGCCATCCGACTGACATTTACCAATACCAGTGGGAAAACATTATATATTGCTGGACTCTATTTTCAGGCTGATTATAAGATCACGGATCGTTTTTGTGAGCTGACAGAAGTTCCTCCTGGTATGTCTTATGATTTTCAATACCGCACCCAAAAAGGGCGGCTGTATAAATCCATTTTCCTATCGATATATGAGGAGATGCGCCAAAAAGGCATTAATCAAATCACTGAATATCTCAAGCTATTTATTAGTTACCAGGCCTTTGATGTGCAAAGTCTTTTGCAAGAGGGGCTATATACGGAATTAAGCGTTAAAGAGAAGGGCATCGGTGGTGCAAAAGGGATTGGTACCAAGGAAGATTTGATCTTTGGTGGGGAGCGGGATTGGCGGGTGGTGGATGTAGCGATTGTGGTGGAGGCGGCGGGTGCCAGTTAA
- a CDS encoding CAP domain-containing protein: MCYNQKFNRLHLFLLLASFLSCSTTTPQRVQQVEGTIREETFPPSPAGFATEILDEINAFRRSGYRCGARRMVAVPPLAWNEQLADAALRHARDMAQHNHFSHTGTDGSTSGERTRAAGYNWSTVGENIAYGYPDIKSAVKGWMESTGHCKNIMNPDFKEMGAAAEGQFWSQTLGARR, from the coding sequence ATGTGTTACAATCAAAAATTCAACAGGCTTCATCTTTTCTTATTGCTAGCGAGTTTCCTCTCCTGCTCCACCACCACTCCCCAGCGGGTGCAACAGGTGGAGGGGACAATCAGAGAGGAAACATTCCCGCCCTCTCCGGCTGGTTTTGCCACCGAGATACTCGATGAGATAAATGCCTTTCGCCGCAGTGGCTATAGGTGTGGGGCCAGACGAATGGTGGCTGTCCCTCCCCTGGCATGGAACGAGCAGCTTGCGGACGCTGCCCTGCGCCATGCTCGGGATATGGCGCAGCATAATCATTTCAGCCATACGGGTACCGATGGAAGCACTAGTGGAGAACGCACAAGGGCGGCAGGCTACAATTGGTCAACCGTTGGCGAAAATATTGCTTATGGCTATCCTGATATCAAAAGTGCGGTGAAAGGGTGGATGGAAAGTACAGGGCATTGCAAGAATATTATGAACCCTGATTTTAAAGAAATGGGCGCAGCTGCGGAGGGCCAGTTTTGGTCGCAAACTTTGGGGGCGAGGAGGTAG
- a CDS encoding AraC family transcriptional regulator: MNIPSKQNGEKTFPIKENLFIELKVDEQILLKIPITIQEVYQINIVIQDLIKRENSKREIDPILNPSLTKSANTEAHLINAVKNKVIENIDKEHFGVNEICKLLGVNRMHLHRCFKSTIGISTLNYIQKIRIEKAKKLLLKKDDQIREVAFLVGFSDPCYFTRVFSRHVGMSPTEFVKNNNS, translated from the coding sequence ATGAATATCCCCTCAAAGCAAAATGGAGAAAAGACTTTTCCCATTAAAGAGAATTTGTTTATTGAACTAAAAGTAGATGAGCAGATTTTGTTGAAAATTCCAATTACAATCCAAGAGGTATATCAAATTAATATCGTTATCCAGGATTTAATTAAAAGGGAAAACTCAAAAAGGGAAATTGATCCTATCCTTAATCCATCTCTTACTAAAAGTGCCAATACAGAAGCGCATTTAATCAATGCTGTAAAAAACAAAGTAATAGAAAATATCGATAAAGAACACTTTGGGGTCAATGAAATTTGTAAATTGTTAGGAGTTAATCGTATGCATTTGCATAGATGTTTTAAATCAACAATAGGAATATCAACACTGAATTATATTCAGAAAATCCGTATAGAGAAAGCGAAAAAACTGTTATTAAAAAAAGATGATCAAATAAGAGAGGTGGCCTTTTTAGTGGGTTTCTCTGACCCCTGTTATTTTACTAGGGTATTTTCCCGTCATGTTGGAATGAGCCCTACCGAATTTGTGAAAAATAATAATTCTTAA
- a CDS encoding DUF4255 domain-containing protein: protein MLNNAMTLIRNELRNYFQADIGLSTVPDIELGNIGLLETENGDNLGNRIILTLVNIEEESTLKNLPNFKKDLPRIDYIEPPVFLNLYLLFSCNFDLYETALIHLSSVIRFFQSRKKLSGANSTVVDLGDLSPQNPGLLDLQLAFELYTLTFEQINHLWGALGGKQIPSVMYKVRLVSISERDVLREAPLIDEVQSQKNATN from the coding sequence ATGTTGAACAACGCTATGACATTAATCAGAAATGAGTTAAGAAATTATTTTCAAGCAGATATTGGCTTGTCTACTGTTCCAGATATTGAATTGGGTAATATTGGATTGCTGGAAACCGAGAATGGAGATAATTTAGGCAATAGAATTATTTTGACATTAGTAAATATAGAAGAAGAGAGTACACTCAAAAACCTCCCGAATTTTAAAAAAGATCTCCCTAGAATAGACTACATAGAACCACCTGTATTCCTCAACCTGTATCTGCTATTCAGTTGTAATTTTGATTTATACGAAACTGCATTGATTCATTTGTCTAGTGTTATTCGATTTTTTCAATCTAGGAAAAAATTAAGCGGAGCTAATAGTACAGTAGTGGATTTAGGCGATTTATCACCACAAAATCCAGGATTATTGGATTTACAGCTTGCTTTTGAATTATATACGCTGACTTTTGAACAAATTAACCATTTATGGGGAGCCTTAGGCGGTAAGCAAATTCCTTCTGTGATGTATAAGGTTCGACTAGTCAGTATTTCAGAAAGAGACGTATTAAGGGAAGCGCCATTAATTGATGAGGTGCAATCACAAAAAAATGCCACCAATTAA
- a CDS encoding phage tail sheath C-terminal domain-containing protein, whose product MNYKTPGVYIEEIPKLPPSIAQVETAIPAFIGYTQMAKDARGLDIPFEPKRIESMLEYERFFGFAQPETAISVEITEEFGKPINVQARIDPAARSKYLMYYSMQLFFTNGGGPCYIVSVGNYTDSGGAVGFAELKRGLDSIERVDEITLIVFPDAQGLSTFTDYYTLYGEAMDLCEQMKDRFTVMDVWNDPTLPLDDWSVNIQTLRDNTPNEINTLKYGAAYFPNLETNLDYWYGGEGDGDANVTILHIGGTGDYNGLLSELKGKPGGNTLYFQARTAIRDLPLELPPSSAMVGNYANVDDARGVWKAPANINIDAVIRPVIKITDRQQEGLNIDANAGKSINVIRSFTGRGAAIVWGSRTLAGNDNEWRYIPVRRFFNMVEESVKNATVQFVFEPNDKNTWTRVRSMIENFLTLQWRAGALMGTTTQEAYYVRVGLNETMSELDIWEGRMIVEIGMAVVRPAEFIILKFMHKMLSES is encoded by the coding sequence ATGAATTACAAAACACCAGGCGTATATATTGAAGAAATCCCTAAGCTTCCGCCATCAATAGCCCAGGTCGAAACAGCCATTCCAGCATTTATAGGATACACTCAAATGGCCAAGGATGCTAGAGGCCTAGACATCCCTTTTGAACCCAAAAGGATTGAATCTATGTTGGAATATGAACGCTTTTTTGGTTTTGCTCAACCTGAAACGGCTATTTCAGTAGAAATAACGGAAGAATTTGGCAAACCTATAAATGTACAAGCCCGGATTGACCCAGCCGCAAGATCCAAATACTTAATGTATTATTCCATGCAATTGTTTTTCACGAATGGAGGTGGGCCCTGTTATATTGTATCAGTGGGGAATTATACGGATAGTGGCGGAGCTGTTGGATTCGCTGAGTTGAAACGCGGCCTTGATAGTATTGAAAGAGTAGATGAAATAACGCTGATTGTTTTCCCAGATGCACAAGGGCTAAGCACATTTACTGATTATTACACCCTCTATGGTGAGGCCATGGATTTGTGTGAACAAATGAAAGACCGCTTTACTGTCATGGATGTTTGGAATGATCCAACTTTGCCTTTGGACGACTGGAGTGTAAATATACAGACGCTTAGAGATAATACACCAAATGAAATCAATACCCTAAAGTATGGCGCCGCTTACTTTCCAAACCTTGAGACCAACCTGGATTATTGGTATGGAGGAGAAGGTGATGGGGATGCCAATGTTACTATTCTCCATATTGGGGGTACCGGGGATTATAATGGCCTGCTTTCAGAATTGAAAGGTAAACCCGGTGGAAATACACTTTATTTTCAAGCTCGTACAGCTATAAGAGACTTACCTCTTGAACTGCCTCCTTCCAGTGCCATGGTTGGTAATTATGCCAATGTAGATGATGCTCGTGGGGTATGGAAAGCTCCTGCTAACATTAACATTGATGCTGTCATTCGACCTGTTATCAAAATAACTGACAGACAACAGGAAGGCCTAAATATAGATGCAAATGCAGGAAAATCCATTAACGTTATCCGATCATTTACAGGTAGAGGGGCAGCTATTGTCTGGGGTTCCAGAACATTAGCAGGTAATGATAATGAATGGCGATATATCCCTGTTAGACGCTTTTTCAACATGGTTGAGGAATCTGTCAAAAATGCAACGGTACAGTTTGTATTTGAACCCAATGATAAAAATACATGGACACGCGTTCGGTCAATGATTGAAAATTTTCTCACCCTGCAATGGCGAGCTGGCGCACTAATGGGAACAACCACTCAGGAAGCCTATTATGTTCGGGTTGGTTTAAACGAAACGATGTCTGAACTGGATATCTGGGAGGGTCGAATGATTGTAGAAATAGGTATGGCTGTGGTTCGACCTGCTGAATTCATTATCCTGAAGTTCATGCATAAGATGCTAAGTGAATCTTAA
- a CDS encoding phage tail protein, protein MAAKGDYPIPKFHFLVEWGGDFRVGFTEVSGLDFETEVIEYREGNSKKYNKTKQPGLTKYSDITCKRGTFEGDFDFFKLWKETYYFQEGNKTGDKYRRTVTIKLLNENHEPIITWQLERAWAKKVQSTDLKADGNEVAIETMELTHEGLTILEAQ, encoded by the coding sequence ATGGCAGCAAAAGGAGATTATCCAATTCCAAAGTTTCATTTTTTAGTAGAATGGGGCGGTGATTTCAGGGTCGGCTTCACAGAAGTTAGTGGCCTTGATTTTGAAACAGAGGTGATCGAATACAGGGAAGGCAACAGCAAAAAATATAATAAAACCAAACAACCTGGGCTAACCAAATACAGTGATATTACCTGTAAACGAGGCACTTTTGAGGGTGACTTTGATTTCTTTAAATTGTGGAAAGAAACGTACTATTTCCAGGAAGGTAATAAGACTGGGGATAAATATCGCCGTACGGTAACCATTAAATTGCTGAACGAAAACCACGAACCTATTATCACTTGGCAACTGGAGAGAGCATGGGCTAAAAAGGTCCAATCTACAGACCTAAAAGCGGATGGAAATGAAGTCGCCATTGAAACGATGGAGCTTACGCATGAAGGCCTGACGATTTTGGAGGCTCAATAA
- a CDS encoding phage tail protein — MADSSNTEYWYQTVGFHFKVTFNDLPGLQDTDVRFQSVSGLDVQVETEPLKEGGENRFEHTVPGRRKYSSSITLKRGLLRPGQSGLTDWCLKAFNDMIIKPLSFISVELLDENHNVLVKWDVTHVWPKSWKVADLNAERSEVLIETLELNFNRFQLKNP, encoded by the coding sequence ATGGCTGATTCCAGCAATACAGAGTATTGGTACCAAACGGTAGGATTTCATTTTAAGGTCACCTTCAATGATCTCCCTGGCCTGCAAGATACAGATGTTCGGTTCCAGTCAGTTTCTGGATTGGATGTACAAGTGGAAACCGAACCACTCAAAGAGGGTGGGGAGAACCGCTTTGAACATACCGTTCCTGGCCGCCGAAAATATTCCAGTTCAATCACTCTGAAAAGAGGGCTTTTGCGGCCTGGCCAGTCTGGTTTGACGGATTGGTGCCTGAAGGCTTTCAATGATATGATCATTAAACCTTTGTCATTCATCAGTGTGGAACTTTTGGATGAAAACCACAATGTACTTGTCAAATGGGATGTCACACATGTATGGCCCAAAAGCTGGAAAGTTGCAGACCTTAATGCCGAACGAAGTGAAGTACTAATTGAAACCCTCGAATTAAATTTTAATCGTTTTCAATTGAAAAATCCATAA
- a CDS encoding DUF5908 family protein: MPIEIRELVIKATVSDSTSNNTGNANGSQMDAKEADVNLIVEKVLEIIKQKAER, from the coding sequence ATGCCTATTGAAATTCGAGAATTGGTCATAAAAGCCACTGTCAGTGATAGTACTTCGAACAACACAGGAAATGCTAATGGTAGTCAAATGGATGCCAAAGAAGCAGACGTAAATCTTATCGTAGAAAAAGTACTAGAGATTATCAAACAAAAAGCAGAACGTTAG
- the vgrG gene encoding type VI secretion system tip protein VgrG gives MNRETLIPNPSTHDVVTYDLVIDGQAADASYQVLSISVNKEVNRIPTAIIRLRDGEAPEGNFAISNTNDFIPGKNIQIKIGRDGQNTMLFKGIIIKHSLKIRENGQADLIIECKDESVKMTIGRHNHYYEESTDSQVIEEIIGRHRGVTPDVQATSLQHLELVQHHCTDWDFILSRAEVNNRLVIVDDGKIQVKVPQTNGSAALSVAFGTTILEFEAEMDARTQWKAVEAKAWDYTNQSLFEHSSDTAPVSENGNIDGATLAETINLDKLQLRHSGQLLEAELQQWTESAMLKSRLAKIRGRAKFLGFAAIKPGQLVELQGVGERFNGKAFVSAVRHDVANGAWDTHVQFGLNPCWFRQSEDIIDTPAAGLLPAINGLQIGKVVQLQEDPDGEHRILVRLPIIDNAARGIWSRVACLDAGDDRGTFFRPEIDDEVIVGFINDDPREAVILGMLHSSAKPAPLVAQDTNHEKVYKTRSKMRIHFNDETKTITIDTPASNSITLDEQSTSIVIKDQNDNTITMEPSGITVDSPANVTINAGANIDIQATAALTIGAAQITISAQGPLGLEGATASLSGQGITEVTGSLVTIN, from the coding sequence ATGAATAGAGAAACCTTAATACCTAACCCGTCTACTCATGATGTTGTTACCTATGATTTGGTCATTGATGGCCAGGCTGCTGATGCTAGTTATCAAGTACTTTCGATTTCTGTAAATAAGGAAGTCAATCGAATTCCAACTGCTATCATAAGGTTAAGGGATGGAGAAGCCCCAGAAGGAAACTTTGCTATCAGCAACACGAATGATTTTATTCCGGGCAAAAATATTCAAATCAAGATTGGTCGCGATGGGCAAAATACCATGTTGTTTAAAGGAATTATTATTAAGCATAGCCTTAAAATAAGGGAAAACGGTCAGGCTGATTTGATTATTGAGTGTAAAGATGAAAGTGTGAAGATGACTATTGGGAGGCATAATCATTATTATGAAGAAAGTACAGATAGTCAGGTTATCGAAGAGATAATTGGCCGTCACAGAGGGGTAACACCTGATGTGCAAGCTACCAGTTTGCAGCACCTGGAATTGGTTCAACACCATTGTACAGATTGGGATTTCATCTTGTCAAGAGCAGAGGTCAATAATAGATTGGTCATTGTAGATGATGGAAAAATTCAAGTCAAGGTACCCCAAACCAATGGATCAGCAGCCCTTAGTGTTGCATTTGGTACCACGATTCTGGAATTTGAAGCCGAAATGGATGCTCGGACCCAGTGGAAAGCTGTTGAAGCAAAAGCTTGGGATTATACTAACCAATCGCTTTTTGAACATTCAAGTGATACGGCTCCAGTTAGTGAGAATGGCAATATAGATGGTGCGACTTTAGCCGAAACCATCAACTTGGATAAATTACAGCTTAGACATAGTGGACAACTACTGGAAGCAGAATTACAGCAATGGACAGAATCTGCTATGTTGAAAAGCCGCCTAGCAAAAATTCGTGGGCGTGCCAAATTTTTAGGATTCGCTGCTATCAAACCGGGGCAGTTGGTCGAATTGCAGGGAGTCGGGGAACGCTTTAATGGCAAAGCATTTGTCAGTGCCGTTCGACATGATGTGGCCAATGGCGCCTGGGATACTCATGTCCAATTTGGTTTAAATCCTTGCTGGTTTCGTCAATCAGAAGACATTATTGATACTCCTGCGGCTGGTTTGCTACCAGCTATTAACGGATTACAGATCGGAAAAGTTGTCCAGCTACAGGAAGACCCCGATGGGGAGCATCGGATCCTGGTGCGTTTACCCATCATTGATAATGCAGCTCGTGGTATTTGGTCTAGGGTAGCTTGCTTGGACGCCGGTGATGACCGAGGTACCTTTTTTCGGCCGGAGATTGATGATGAAGTCATCGTCGGTTTCATAAATGATGATCCACGAGAAGCCGTCATACTGGGCATGCTTCACAGTAGCGCCAAACCTGCACCGCTAGTCGCCCAAGATACCAATCATGAAAAGGTGTATAAAACGCGGAGCAAAATGCGGATTCACTTTAATGATGAAACCAAAACCATCACCATTGATACGCCTGCTAGTAATAGTATCACCTTGGATGAACAAAGCACTTCAATCGTAATTAAGGACCAAAATGACAACACGATTACTATGGAACCGAGTGGTATTACCGTAGATAGTCCAGCCAATGTCACGATCAATGCCGGAGCCAATATTGACATTCAGGCGACGGCGGCACTGACTATTGGAGCCGCTCAAATTACTATTAGCGCACAAGGCCCATTGGGGCTAGAAGGTGCTACGGCCAGTTTATCAGGTCAAGGTATAACCGAGGTTACGGGATCATTAGTCACTATTAATTGA
- a CDS encoding PAAR domain-containing protein, with translation MPPAARISDLHTCPMFNGLVPHVGGPVIGPSVPTVLIGGLPAAVMGDMCVCVGPPDVIVKGSGTVMIGGKPAARIGDLTAHGGVIVAGAPNVMIGG, from the coding sequence ATGCCTCCAGCTGCTCGAATTTCTGACCTTCATACTTGTCCAATGTTCAATGGTTTGGTTCCTCATGTAGGAGGTCCGGTAATTGGACCATCTGTCCCTACTGTGCTTATTGGCGGACTTCCGGCTGCTGTAATGGGAGATATGTGCGTATGTGTTGGGCCGCCGGATGTTATTGTTAAAGGATCTGGTACCGTTATGATAGGCGGTAAACCTGCTGCTCGAATAGGGGATTTGACAGCCCACGGTGGCGTGATTGTAGCAGGTGCTCCCAATGTGATGATCGGTGGTTAG
- a CDS encoding GPW/gp25 family protein → MEQSFLGTGWSFPPAFDKEGGTIVLASDVEDIKQSLHILLSTSLGERVMQPTYGCNLKDYQFEPVNNTFLGFLENMVERAILLYEPRIIVERITISEPDSFELIEGLIKISVEYLISNTNTRNNFVYDFYLREADGNV, encoded by the coding sequence ATGGAACAATCATTTTTAGGAACGGGTTGGTCTTTCCCTCCAGCATTTGACAAGGAAGGAGGGACAATCGTTTTGGCTAGTGATGTAGAGGATATTAAACAAAGTCTGCATATATTATTATCCACTAGCCTTGGAGAAAGAGTAATGCAACCAACCTATGGGTGTAATTTAAAAGATTACCAGTTCGAACCTGTCAATAACACCTTCCTAGGTTTTTTAGAAAACATGGTTGAGCGAGCTATTTTATTATATGAGCCTCGAATCATTGTGGAAAGAATAACTATTTCAGAACCAGATAGTTTTGAACTGATTGAGGGGCTTATTAAGATTTCAGTCGAATACTTGATTTCAAACACCAATACCAGAAATAATTTTGTCTACGATTTTTATTTGCGTGAGGCCGATGGAAATGTTTAA